The Paraburkholderia caffeinilytica genome segment GATATTCATCACCACAACCTGCATGGGTGCGAGCCACGACGGCATGGCACCAGCATGGTGCTCGATCAGAATGCCGAGAAAACGCTCCATTGATCCGACGATTGCCCGGTGCAGCATGATCGGGCGCCGGCGGCTGTTGTCTTCGGCGACGTATTCGGCGCCAAGACGCTCCGGCAGCACCATATCGAGCTGCAGCGTGCCGCACTGCCACGAACGGCCAAGCGCGTCCTTGATGTGGTACTCGACCTTCGGGCCATAGAACGCGCCCTCGCCCGGCAACTCCTCCCACGTCACGCCGCACGCCGTCAGCGCCTCGCGCAAGCCCTGCTCCGCACGATCCCACGTCTCATCCGTACCGGCGCGGGCATCCGGGCGCAGCGACAGCTTGATCTCGACATTGTCGAAGCCGAAATCCTTGTACACGCTCATCGCCAGCGTGTTGAACGCGATCGATTCGCTGATGAACTGGTCTTCGGTACAGAAAATGTGGGCGTCGTCCTGCACGAAACCGCGCACGCGCATCAGGCCATGCAGCGCACCCGACGATTCATTGCGGTGGCACGAGCCGAATTCCGCGTAACGCAGCGGCAGATCGCGATACGAGCGCAGACCGTGGTTGAACACCTGCACATGACCCGGGCAGTTCATCGGCTTGATCGCGTAGTCGCGCTTTTCCGATTCCGTCGTGAACATGTTTTCACGATAGTTCTGCCAGTGACCCGACGCTTCCCACAGCGAGCGGTCCATGATCATCGGCGTCTTGATCTCGAGGTAGCCGGCGTCGTTCACGCGGCGGCGCATGTACTGCTCGACCTGCTGCCACAGCGTCCAGCCACGCGGATGCCAGAACACCATGCCCGGCGACTCGTCCTGCATGTGGAACAGATCGAGTTGCTTGCCGAGCTTGCGGTGATCGCGCTTCTCCGCTTCTTCGAGCATGTGCAGATACGCTTCCTGGTCTTCCTTCTTCGTCCAGGCCGTGCCGTAGATACGCTGCAGTTGCTCGTTCTTCGAGTCGCCGCGCCAGTAGGCGCCCGCGAGCTTCATCAGCTTGAAGACCTTCAGCTTGCCGGTGGACGGCACGTGCGGGCCACGGCACAGGTCGGTAAAGCCGCCGTGCGAGTACAGCTTGATTTCGTCGGTGG includes the following:
- the thrS gene encoding threonine--tRNA ligase, whose translation is MVSIRLPDGSVRQYEHPVTVAEVAASIGPGLAKAALGGKIDGELVDTSALIDRDVALAIVTEKDADGLDIIRHSTAHLLAYAVKDLFPEAQVTIGPVIDNGFYYDFAYSRPFTPEDLEKIEKRMQDLAKKDEPVSRRVVSRDEAVDYFKSIGEKYKAEIIESIPATDEIKLYSHGGFTDLCRGPHVPSTGKLKVFKLMKLAGAYWRGDSKNEQLQRIYGTAWTKKEDQEAYLHMLEEAEKRDHRKLGKQLDLFHMQDESPGMVFWHPRGWTLWQQVEQYMRRRVNDAGYLEIKTPMIMDRSLWEASGHWQNYRENMFTTESEKRDYAIKPMNCPGHVQVFNHGLRSYRDLPLRYAEFGSCHRNESSGALHGLMRVRGFVQDDAHIFCTEDQFISESIAFNTLAMSVYKDFGFDNVEIKLSLRPDARAGTDETWDRAEQGLREALTACGVTWEELPGEGAFYGPKVEYHIKDALGRSWQCGTLQLDMVLPERLGAEYVAEDNSRRRPIMLHRAIVGSMERFLGILIEHHAGAMPSWLAPMQVVVMNIAESQAEYAQSLAQSLQKQGVRVEADLRNEKISYKIREHTLEKVPYLLVVGDKEREAQTVAVRARGGVDLGVMPLDAFIERLRQDVQSFN